In Bacillus sp. E(2018), the genomic window GAGCGTAAAACCATTAAGCTGCGGAAAGGTGACACGATTAATTCCGCACTACTGGTTTCTTTCGTTAGTGAAGCATCAAATTCTCTTTGAGCTATAAAAGCGTGAGTCCAAACGAATTGGACTCACGCTTTTTTGTTATGCACCTTTTCGTACAAGTTGTGCTTCTTTTGTTGACTGATCAAACAAATATTTCTTTACAGCGTTTGAGGAATGCTTCGCTTTTTTAACGAAGATTGGATTCAACACAACTACTGTTGCAAAGTTAGCCATCAATCCCCAGAAACCTTCATAGATTCCAAGACTTGTACCTGTTGAGTAGACTGTGAAGGTAACGACAAGTCCGACAATCAGGCCAATGATAGTAGCTTCTCTAGATTGATTTCTCCAGAATAAGCTGATAACGATTGCAGGGAAAATCTGAACCATTCCTGATACACCAAGCAACTGTAGGGAAACGAGCGCTTGTGGAAACACAAGACCGAACAATAACGCAAGTCCGATAACAACAAAAACCATGCCACGAGTGATCATCGTTAGTTTCGGTCCTTTTACTTTCGGATTGATGAGGTCACGATAGATGTTGTTTGCAAATAGGTTCGATGCACCGATCGCCATGATGGAACAAGGAATGAGTGAAGCCAGTGCGATTGTTGAGTACGCTAATCCCTGACCGATTCCACCATAAGACGTTTGAATCAATGCAAGAAGAGCAAACCTAGGATCCGTCCCATCTGGTAAAACAAGAAAAGCGATGAATCCAAGGAAAACAACAAGAATTAAAACGATATTATAAAGCGGCAGAAACAGTGCATTTTTTCGAATGGCATCTGCACTTTTTGCTGTGAAAACGCCTGTTGCCGCATGTGCCCACATAAAAAGAGCGAGTGATGATACAAAAGCTGCTGTAATGAACCATGTAACACCTTTTGGCCCAGAGTCTGGAATCGTTAAGAGGTGAGGAGCTTCCGTTACGATTTTATCAACCATAGGATTCCATCCGCCAAAGTGCATGATAGGAAGAGAAACAACCATGAACAACATGATTGCCCACACGAGAACATCTTTAATGATTGCAGTATAAGTCGGTCCTTTGATCCCACTGAAAAAGGTATACAGTGCAACAAGCAAGAAAGAGGTGATCACGACCACTTTTACATTGATAAAGCCTGTCCCAGCAACCTGAAGCGTATCTTGAATACCACTCAGCTGCAAACAGATATACGGAATCAGCATAAGTACACCGACGATGGCGATGAGTGAAGATAATAGCTTAGAGTCAAAACGTTCGCGAGCATAGTCTGCTAGAGTGGTTAACTTATGTTCATTCGCCACTTTCCATAACTTCGGAAGGAAAAAATAAGAGATAAAGTAGGCCAGAACCGAGTAGGGTATCGCGAAGAATGCGAGACTTCCGGCTGTGTAAGCGGTACTCGTTAAACCTAAAAACGTATAAGCTGTGTAAAGGTCTGCACCGACTAGAAACCAGACGAGTAGGCCACCAAAGCGTCTTCCGCCAACAGACCACTCTTCAACAGAACTGCGGGTAGCTTTGTCCCTGCCGGCAAGAAAGCCAATCAAAACGACCGTTAAGATAATAAAGATTGTTATAGATAGTGCTGTAAGATTACCTTGCTGCATTTAATCCAGGCTCCCTTCTGATTTCTGAAGTTGATAGATTCCTAATGTGCAAAAAGGAGTTAGAACAATCCACAAAAACAACCAAAACTGAAGAAACGGTAGTCCGAAAATGATAGGATCGATCCTGTTCACGAACGGTAGAACGACCAGTTGTGCGATAAATGGAGCGGAAATCAATACAATCAATAATAATTTCTTCATGCTGCATATGTCCCTTCTGAGGTGTTTTTTAGAAATATAATGTTCACAATCATAACAGCTTAGAAAGGGAGGGACAAGGGGAATTATATAAATTTTTAAAATATTTAATATTATTAGAAAATGAAAGGGTTTTCATCTCTTTTGAAAATAAATTCTGCGCTACCTAAGCAAAAGTGGGAGACATGCATATTGTAGAAGTAACCGTATAAAGGGAGGTGGGAAACAATGATAGATTCATGTGTTTGTCACACGTTAAGATGTTTAAAATACGGACAAGCTGTCGTCCTATTACTAGGGAGTAGGCAGATTCCATTTATTTTTCAAGGGATCAATGGAAACTGTGTAGTGGGAATAACAAGTGGCAACCAAATGCTTGCTTTAGATTGCGGATGTATTACAGCCGTTATCTGCAGCAGAACGGCAGTAAACACAAATAGATTTTCTAATCCTAATGTTATTACGATTCCTGATAGCGGAGCTGCAACACCTTATCCTTCAACCATTAATGTGGCAGGTTTAAGTGGAACAGTTGCAAATGTGACGGTAACTCTTCGTAATCTCACGCATTCATATTTAGCTGATCTGCAAATATTGCTTGTAGGTCCTCAAGGACAGAATGTCATCTTAATGTCTACAGTTGGAGGCTTTAATCCTGGAGTTGTTAATGCTACGTATACGTTCAGTGATGCTGCAGTAAATTCTATGACAGAAGCTGCTATTCCTCCATCAGGAATCTACAAACCAAGTAGTACTCCTCCAGTTGACGCATTACCAGGTGCGCCAGGTCTTCCATATGGAACAACTCTTAGCGTTTTTAACGGAACGAATCCGAATGGTACTTGGCGATTATATGTATATGATCAATTTGCTGCTGATCAAGGAGCCATCAACAGTGGTTGGGAACTGACTATAACAACACAAGATTCATTGTAACCGTAAGACCTCCAACCAAAGGAGGTTTTCTTTTTTTACTACCAATCATTTCGCTTATGTTTACCTTCCATTTGTTCAACACCATCTGGCATGCTAAGACCGTGCTGCTTAATGTGGTCTGCATTCTTCACGAAATAGTGATACTTCCAACCTTTTTCGTTATGAAACTCTACCAAAAAGATATAAGGATTGTATTGCCGTCCAATGTTTTGCGTAATCTGCCACTTTTCATTAGGAAAATTCTTCTCTAAATATGTGGTGAGCTGTTCTTTTTTTACGGAGACATGATAGTCGATCCAAAATGGACGTATGATGAAAAATAGTAAAACAAGAGCTGTAATGATGCTGGCTGTATATAAGCCGATTTTTCGTTTTGTTTTGGGAATAAAAATAGCAACAATGTAAAGTGCGCTGATAAAAGTTAAAGTGAACATGATTTCGATGACTGTGATCGGATGTAAATCCATGCTTATATGCCTCCTGTTCGGAAAATGGAGTTTAATCCTTAATGTATTCTATACAGAGAGCCAAATTTCTTCTTATTTAGGCGCTCATTTCCGTGCTTGCCGGACACCAAGCAAACGAATCCACAAGAATAGCTTCTGAATCCTGAAAAAAGCACACTGAATCAAAAAGTTTAGCCGTTCAATCCACGAGTTTTAGACTCCAATCCACATTTTTAGTCAGCCGCATTAATTTTGTCCACCTCAAATGGACACCACGTCAAAAAAGCCGCACCCTCACAACACAAGGGGCAGCTTCCACCAATCCTATCAATCAATCCAAATCTCACCACCACAAATATGGCTTTCCAACCATAAACCAAAGCATGATCATCAATAATCCGAGGTAAATCCAAACAGCACGTTGTAATTTCCGAGCGAGCTCCACTTTATCATGCGCTTCTTCACCAAACTTACGAAGCGTCGGTGAAAAGGCGCGGGCTAAAAAGAACAGCGAACAGAACAAGATAATTAAAGTCATGAGGATCCACGGTGTATCCCACGTCCATGGTCCAATAAAAACAAGCAATAAACCTGAGAATACCAAGACGTGACCCGCGTGTTTGGCGAGCCAAACGACAAACCGAAATGTGCCAAGGTGGGCGTGCATCTCATCTCCTGTTGCTGTTCGCAGCTTTTTGATCAGTGGGAACAGGATAAAGAACGGTCCAACTGAAATAATCACGCTTAAAATATGGATATACAGCAAAATACGATACAAAACATCCATCAAGTTATGATTTAGCCTTTAGCAGGACTGAATTCGTGAACCCATACTTGCATATGAGGAAGCCACGGCATACCTGGGTGGTACGAAAGAATAGCGTTCTTATACTCATCAACCGTTGCAAAGCCTTCGTCTTGAGCGTGTTGATCGGTTAGTTCACCAAGGGATTGTCGGTATACATTGTTCACTACGAACGATTGCCCTTCTAATTCCATGATTTCCCCAATGTCTGCATAACGGCCGTTACGGCGAGTTGCCGTTTTCTTGCCTTCTAGAACTTTAGCAACATCAGCTGGCATCGTTACGAGTCTTTCAATCGAACACGTTTTTGGTGGCAAATTGTTGTTTTCTTGATATGTCATATGTAAAAACTCCTTTTTCATTTCTCCAATTCCTAATGTATCACATTTTATTAAGTAGTCTGTCTATTTTTATCGGAAGAAAACGGTAAGATGTGTCTTTGCTATGTGGAGTCAGTACCTTTATAATCAAGAGATGACTCTACCTGAGGGAGGCTAATTAGGTTTTGATAGAAAAAGCAAAGCAAATGCTGAATTTGCATTACGGTTATTCTTCATTCCGGAACGGACAAGAGCAAGCGATACAATCGGTTTTAGCGGGTGACGATACACTCTGTGTTATGCCTACAGGTGGCGGGAAATCGATCTGTTACCAAATACCTGCCCTTGTTTTTGAAGGAACGACAATTGTTATTTCTCCTTTAATTTCATTAATGAAAGATCAGGTTGATACATTATTGCAGTTAGGTATTTCCGCGGCCTTCATCAATAGTTCACTTACAGCAGCAGAGGCGAGAGAACGAATGGAAAAGGCGAAAAGCGGTGAGTATAAACTTTTATATATTGCACCAGAACGCCTAGAATCTTATGACTTTATGGATCATTTGCGACAGATTGATATCCCTTTGATCGCAGTAGATGAAGCACACTGTATCTCGCAATGGGGACACGATTTCAGACCGAGCTACCAACGTATTCAAAGAATGATCGGGAATCTGCCGAATCGTCCGGTAGTGCTCGCGTTAACGGCAACAGCTACACCGCGTGTTCGCCAGGACATCTGCTGGTCGCTTGATATTGATGAAAACAAGACGGTATTAACAGGATTTGAACGTGAAAACTTATCTTTTTCTGTGATTAAAGGACAAGACCGTCTTTCTTACTTAAAAGATTTTCTCAAAAAGAACGAGAAAGAAGCGGGGATCATATACGCAGCAACACGTAAAACGGTTGATCAGCTTTATGAAACACTCCAAAAAAATGGCATCAACGTATCTCGTTATCATGCAGGAATGAATGACAACGAGCGTATGGAACAACAAGAACAATTTCTTCAAGATGAGTCATCAGTCATGGTGGCTACTTCTGCGTTTGGGATGGGTATCGATAAATCAAATATCAGATATGTGATCCATTTTCAGCTTCCTAAAAACATGGAAAGCTATTATCAAGAAGCTGGCCGTGCTGGCCGTGATGGTCTTCCAAGTGAATGTATCCTGCTATATTCATCACAAGACGTTCAGGTACAGCGTTTTCTGATCGATCAATCTAGTGAACAGGATCGTATGGCCCAAGAGCTGGAGAAGCTTCAACTCATGGTGGACTATTGCTACACAGAAAGCTGTTTGCAGCAATCCATCGTCCGTTATTTTAGTGACGAGGAAATACCACCATGCGGCCGGTGCGGCAACTGTACGGATGATCGCGATAGCATCGATGTAACAAGAGAAGCGCAGATCGTGTTGTCCTGTATCGTACGAATGGGGCAGAAGCGTTTCGGAAAGACATTGATCGCACAAGTACTGACTGGTTCCAAAAATAAAAAAGTGTTAGAGATGCGATTTAATAAACTGCCAACTTACGGCATGCTGAAAGATAAAAGTACGAAAGAAGTAACAGATCTTATCGAATTTTTTATCTCACAAGAGATCATCGCCGTTGAACATGGTACGTTCCCAACTCTTTATATAAAAGAAAAAGGGAAAGACATCCTGCTCGGAAAAGA contains:
- a CDS encoding sodium:solute symporter — translated: MQQGNLTALSITIFIILTVVLIGFLAGRDKATRSSVEEWSVGGRRFGGLLVWFLVGADLYTAYTFLGLTSTAYTAGSLAFFAIPYSVLAYFISYFFLPKLWKVANEHKLTTLADYARERFDSKLLSSLIAIVGVLMLIPYICLQLSGIQDTLQVAGTGFINVKVVVITSFLLVALYTFFSGIKGPTYTAIIKDVLVWAIMLFMVVSLPIMHFGGWNPMVDKIVTEAPHLLTIPDSGPKGVTWFITAAFVSSLALFMWAHAATGVFTAKSADAIRKNALFLPLYNIVLILVVFLGFIAFLVLPDGTDPRFALLALIQTSYGGIGQGLAYSTIALASLIPCSIMAIGASNLFANNIYRDLINPKVKGPKLTMITRGMVFVVIGLALLFGLVFPQALVSLQLLGVSGMVQIFPAIVISLFWRNQSREATIIGLIVGLVVTFTVYSTGTSLGIYEGFWGLMANFATVVVLNPIFVKKAKHSSNAVKKYLFDQSTKEAQLVRKGA
- a CDS encoding DUF3311 domain-containing protein, with translation MKKLLLIVLISAPFIAQLVVLPFVNRIDPIIFGLPFLQFWLFLWIVLTPFCTLGIYQLQKSEGSLD
- a CDS encoding proprotein convertase P-domain-containing protein, with the protein product MIDSCVCHTLRCLKYGQAVVLLLGSRQIPFIFQGINGNCVVGITSGNQMLALDCGCITAVICSRTAVNTNRFSNPNVITIPDSGAATPYPSTINVAGLSGTVANVTVTLRNLTHSYLADLQILLVGPQGQNVILMSTVGGFNPGVVNATYTFSDAAVNSMTEAAIPPSGIYKPSSTPPVDALPGAPGLPYGTTLSVFNGTNPNGTWRLYVYDQFAADQGAINSGWELTITTQDSL
- a CDS encoding ASCH domain-containing protein — protein: MTYQENNNLPPKTCSIERLVTMPADVAKVLEGKKTATRRNGRYADIGEIMELEGQSFVVNNVYRQSLGELTDQHAQDEGFATVDEYKNAILSYHPGMPWLPHMQVWVHEFSPAKG
- the recQ gene encoding DNA helicase RecQ encodes the protein MIEKAKQMLNLHYGYSSFRNGQEQAIQSVLAGDDTLCVMPTGGGKSICYQIPALVFEGTTIVISPLISLMKDQVDTLLQLGISAAFINSSLTAAEARERMEKAKSGEYKLLYIAPERLESYDFMDHLRQIDIPLIAVDEAHCISQWGHDFRPSYQRIQRMIGNLPNRPVVLALTATATPRVRQDICWSLDIDENKTVLTGFERENLSFSVIKGQDRLSYLKDFLKKNEKEAGIIYAATRKTVDQLYETLQKNGINVSRYHAGMNDNERMEQQEQFLQDESSVMVATSAFGMGIDKSNIRYVIHFQLPKNMESYYQEAGRAGRDGLPSECILLYSSQDVQVQRFLIDQSSEQDRMAQELEKLQLMVDYCYTESCLQQSIVRYFSDEEIPPCGRCGNCTDDRDSIDVTREAQIVLSCIVRMGQKRFGKTLIAQVLTGSKNKKVLEMRFNKLPTYGMLKDKSTKEVTDLIEFFISQEIIAVEHGTFPTLYIKEKGKDILLGKEQIMRKEAVVTKQVAADDPLFEELRIVRKTIAEQENVPPFVIFADTALKDMCVKLPESRTEFLSVTGVGQNKLEKYGERFISAISTYLAEHPERRESADQRTVSKEPAKKTTPDSHLETYTFYKEKMSVDEIAEHRNLAVSTVESHLVQCMQDGMDVHMEDLIPDEYVSEIEHAIQQAGGEKLKPIKELLPEEVSYFMIKVYLLQNENKKRVTR